In the genome of Triticum urartu cultivar G1812 chromosome 5, Tu2.1, whole genome shotgun sequence, one region contains:
- the LOC125555755 gene encoding indole-3-acetaldehyde oxidase-like — MDQVEGAFVQGVGFFTNEDYARNADGLVVNDGTWTYKIPTVDTIPKQFNVELINSARDQKRVLSSKASGEPPLLLAASVHCAMREAIRAARKEFKANSPLTFQMDVPATMADVKELCGLDVVERHLQSLTSAAASAAVKA, encoded by the coding sequence ATGGATCAGGTGGAGGGCGCGTTCGTGCAAGGGGTGGGGTTCTTCACGAACGAGGACTATGCGAGGAACGCCGACGGGCTGGTGGTGAACGACGGCACCTGGACGTACAAGATCCCCACGGTTGACACCATCCCTAAGCAGTTCAACGTGGAGCTCATTAACAGCGCGCGCGACCAGAAGCGGGTGCTCTCCTCCAAGGCGTCCGGCGAGCCGCCGCTGCTGCTTGCGGCGTCGGTGCACTGCGCAATGCGGGAGGCCATCAGGGCGGCCAGGAAGGAATTCAAGGCCAACTCGCCGCTGACGTTCCAGATGGACGTGCCGGCGACCATGGCCGACGTCAAGGAGCTGTGCGGCCTCGACGTCGTCGAGAGGCACCTTCAGAGCCTCACTTCGGCCGCCGCCAGCGCCGCAGTGAAGGCGTGA